In one Scomber japonicus isolate fScoJap1 chromosome 6, fScoJap1.pri, whole genome shotgun sequence genomic region, the following are encoded:
- the LOC128361013 gene encoding cytochrome c oxidase subunit 7A1, mitochondrial has product MNHLLKLPVLARRAFSTSTRQLTNRVPEAQKIFLADNGLPVHIKGGTTDVIMYRITMTITLAGTCYSLYWLLYAAMPHKK; this is encoded by the exons ATGAATCACCTGCtg AAACTTCCTGTTCTGGCTCGTCGTGCCTTCAGCACCTCGACCAGACAGCTGACTAACAGAGTCCCAGAGGCCCAGAAGATCTTCCTG GCGGACAACGGCCTTCCTGTCCACATCAAGGGAGGAACGACTGACGTCATAATGTACCGGATCACCATGACGATAACCCTCGCAG GAACCTGCTACTCTCTGTACTGGCTGCTCTACGCTGCCATGCCTCataagaagtag